One bacterium genomic region harbors:
- a CDS encoding NAD(P)H-hydrate dehydratase encodes MLRIVSPIEMQEIDRKTIHDYGVSQESLMDRAGKAVADAVQFSGTQSVYVFCGKGNNGGDGFVAARYLKSAGLEPKVFALGSVQNMKMDILIPYNKMIAAGIQPIFVQSVSELPTDSPDIIIDALLGTGTKGNLEFLLLELVTKINEWKTNFGSKVYAVDIPSGLEGESGKPAGVAVAADMTITMGLPKKGLIFGEGRNYSGTLRVADLGFPPELTRGGDVLMIEQSDVRKLLKPRLHDSYKYSFGKVLIIAGSREMTGAAMLTAKASLRSGAGLVKLAVPESLTPIFQTALPEVMTIGVAETPEGSIAWAALEKLQSLVEWCNVLAIGPGLSQHEQTVKLVQEICRKLGKPAVVDADGIYALAGEFELVADIPADVIFTPHAGEFAMLSGVEKEKLLQDRVVSVRTHSRRLHKTILLKGSPTIIASATGPALINVTGNPGMATAGSGDVLTGIIAGLMAQGLDSEKAGYSGAFLHGLAGDLAKADKTEEGLIAGDLIDYLPAALKLTKNSGR; translated from the coding sequence ATGCTTAGAATCGTTTCACCGATTGAAATGCAGGAAATTGACCGAAAGACGATCCATGACTATGGCGTTTCGCAGGAATCGCTGATGGATCGTGCCGGCAAAGCCGTTGCCGATGCCGTACAATTTTCTGGAACTCAGTCGGTTTATGTTTTTTGCGGAAAAGGCAATAATGGAGGGGACGGTTTTGTAGCCGCGCGGTATCTAAAATCGGCGGGCCTTGAACCAAAAGTTTTTGCTCTCGGTTCCGTACAAAATATGAAAATGGATATTTTGATTCCGTATAACAAAATGATAGCCGCGGGAATTCAACCCATTTTCGTTCAATCCGTATCGGAATTGCCAACCGATTCACCGGATATTATTATTGATGCCCTTTTGGGTACCGGCACAAAAGGAAATCTGGAATTTCTATTACTTGAATTGGTTACTAAAATCAACGAATGGAAAACGAATTTTGGATCAAAGGTATATGCCGTAGATATTCCATCAGGGCTGGAGGGAGAATCGGGGAAACCTGCAGGAGTAGCCGTGGCCGCCGATATGACGATCACAATGGGGCTTCCCAAAAAAGGTTTAATTTTCGGAGAGGGACGCAATTATTCCGGAACGTTACGCGTTGCCGATCTGGGGTTTCCGCCGGAACTTACGCGTGGCGGTGATGTATTGATGATTGAACAGAGTGACGTGCGGAAACTTTTGAAACCGCGTTTACATGATAGTTATAAATACTCGTTTGGTAAAGTTTTAATCATTGCAGGTTCACGCGAAATGACCGGCGCTGCAATGTTGACAGCCAAAGCGTCTTTGCGTTCTGGTGCCGGGTTGGTAAAATTAGCCGTACCGGAAAGTCTGACACCAATTTTTCAAACAGCTTTACCGGAAGTAATGACCATCGGAGTGGCTGAAACTCCCGAAGGTTCGATTGCGTGGGCTGCACTTGAAAAACTGCAAAGTCTTGTTGAGTGGTGTAACGTATTGGCTATCGGCCCTGGGCTTTCACAGCACGAACAAACTGTTAAATTGGTTCAGGAAATTTGTCGTAAACTTGGTAAGCCGGCGGTAGTTGATGCGGACGGAATTTATGCTTTAGCTGGAGAATTTGAATTAGTGGCTGATATTCCCGCCGATGTTATTTTTACGCCACACGCTGGCGAATTTGCCATGCTATCAGGCGTTGAAAAAGAAAAATTATTACAGGACCGCGTTGTGTCCGTGCGCACGCACTCGCGCCGATTGCATAAAACTATTCTGTTAAAAGGCTCACCGACCATTATTGCATCAGCGACCGGACCGGCGCTGATTAATGTTACAGGTAATCCCGGTATGGCAACGGCCGGCAGCGGAGACGTTTTAACAGGCATTATTGCAGGATTAATGGCACAAGGTTTAGATTCTGAAAAAGCCGGATACTCCGGGGCATTTTTACACGGACTCGCGGGCGATTTGGCTAAAGCTGACAAAACAGAAGAAGGTCTAATAGCTGGTGATCTGATCGATTATTTACCAGCAGCGTTGAAATTAACAAAAAATTCAGGACGATAG
- a CDS encoding sigma-54 dependent transcriptional regulator → MSDPIKILVVEDNATMREGITEVLQKQQYQIVTASNGRDALSLFKKHRSDLVITDYKMSPLDGLTVLKEIKSVAPDTEVILITAFGTVDVAVEAMKLGAADFITKPFSPDELSVKIEKIARIFLERRQFIRTTEENLYLREEIEGQYNFGEIIGTSPKMVEIFQLVQKSAASDSSVVIYGESGTGKELVARAIHYSSQRKDKPFIKINCAALSETLLESELFGHEKGSFTGAIKTKKGRFELADTGTLFLDEIGEISQNVQVKLLRVLQEQEFERVGGEETLSVDTRIIAATNKNLQEAVKNGSFREDLYYRLHIIPLHLPPLRDRREDIPKLIDFFVQRLEKDLARRHIQISSEIYDHLSHYRWPGNVRELENVIERAVVLSNNNQLTVDDFASLGQTVSEFGVQLEDVEKMGLDSALEKIEKSMIEKALSKSQGVRSEAARILGVKTSAFYYKLEKYGLV, encoded by the coding sequence ATGAGCGATCCCATCAAAATTCTTGTCGTAGAAGATAATGCGACGATGCGTGAAGGCATCACTGAAGTTTTACAAAAACAACAGTATCAAATCGTCACGGCTTCCAATGGTCGCGATGCATTGTCGCTATTCAAAAAACACCGATCGGATCTGGTTATTACCGATTATAAGATGAGCCCGTTGGACGGACTGACCGTTCTCAAAGAAATCAAATCAGTGGCTCCCGACACGGAAGTTATTCTGATTACGGCATTTGGTACCGTCGATGTGGCCGTTGAAGCGATGAAATTAGGTGCGGCAGATTTTATTACCAAACCGTTTTCTCCGGATGAATTATCGGTAAAAATCGAAAAAATCGCGCGAATTTTTCTTGAGCGGCGGCAATTCATCAGAACCACTGAAGAAAATTTGTACCTTCGCGAAGAAATTGAGGGACAATATAATTTTGGCGAAATTATTGGCACATCTCCGAAAATGGTTGAAATCTTTCAGCTCGTCCAGAAAAGTGCCGCTTCTGACAGTTCAGTTGTAATCTATGGAGAGAGCGGAACAGGTAAAGAACTCGTTGCACGCGCCATTCATTATAGTAGCCAGCGAAAAGACAAACCTTTTATAAAAATTAATTGCGCAGCCTTAAGTGAAACGTTGCTTGAAAGCGAATTATTTGGACATGAAAAAGGTTCATTTACAGGCGCGATTAAAACAAAAAAGGGGCGGTTTGAGCTTGCCGACACAGGAACACTTTTTCTTGATGAAATCGGTGAAATCTCCCAGAATGTACAAGTAAAGTTGCTACGGGTTTTGCAAGAACAGGAATTCGAGCGCGTCGGCGGGGAAGAGACATTGAGTGTCGATACACGTATCATCGCCGCTACCAATAAAAATCTTCAGGAGGCCGTGAAAAACGGATCATTCCGGGAAGATTTGTATTACCGATTACATATTATTCCGCTGCATCTTCCGCCTTTGCGTGATCGTCGCGAAGATATACCCAAATTAATTGATTTTTTTGTGCAACGTCTTGAAAAGGATTTGGCCCGCCGGCACATTCAAATCAGTTCTGAAATTTATGACCATTTATCTCACTACCGTTGGCCCGGCAACGTCCGCGAACTCGAAAATGTAATCGAACGCGCTGTTGTCTTGTCGAATAATAATCAGCTTACGGTTGATGATTTTGCAAGCCTCGGCCAAACGGTTTCAGAATTCGGCGTTCAACTCGAAGACGTTGAAAAAATGGGATTGGACTCGGCTTTGGAAAAAATTGAAAAATCCATGATTGAAAAAGCGCTATCAAAATCTCAAGGCGTTCGAAGCGAAGCCGCACGTATTCTGGGCGTCAAGACAAGCGCTTTCTATTACAAGCTCGAAAAGTACGGGTTAGTGTAA
- the lspA gene encoding signal peptidase II produces the protein MKIYWVAFWIVIFDQISKIVVKNYMMLHDSIPLIGTTVQLTFLENPGMAFGIRFFETHPFWGRWFFSVVSVVASIGLIWYIYKMRHEKFLYRLSLGLILGGAVGNLIDRVLFGRVVDFVDVDIPDVFGMQRWPVFNIADSSVVCGMIIMTAFVLFAKPHSVHPPNDEEIISGEQKTITE, from the coding sequence TTGAAAATATATTGGGTAGCCTTTTGGATTGTTATTTTCGATCAAATATCTAAGATCGTCGTTAAAAATTATATGATGTTGCATGACTCCATCCCCCTTATTGGTACGACTGTGCAACTGACATTTTTAGAAAACCCGGGTATGGCGTTCGGTATCCGTTTTTTTGAGACCCACCCCTTCTGGGGACGATGGTTTTTTTCAGTAGTCTCTGTCGTCGCTTCAATCGGTTTGATCTGGTACATTTATAAAATGCGGCATGAAAAATTCCTGTACCGATTGTCTCTCGGTTTAATTTTAGGCGGCGCCGTGGGTAATTTGATCGATCGTGTACTCTTTGGAAGAGTTGTCGATTTCGTCGATGTGGATATTCCCGATGTCTTTGGTATGCAACGATGGCCGGTTTTTAATATCGCTGATTCGTCCGTTGTCTGCGGCATGATTATCATGACCGCATTTGTATTGTTCGCAAAACCCCATTCCGTACATCCGCCGAATGATGAAGAAATCATTTCCGGCGAACAAAAAACTATAACGGAATAA
- a CDS encoding enoyl-CoA hydratase/isomerase family protein has protein sequence MSDKILVQYEVKDRVGILTLTDPPANTYTHEMMMQLDAAILKARFDENVNAIVITGLGEKFFCAGANIDMLSKADPVWKYYFCLHANETLLRLEHTPKIVIAALNGHCVGGGLEIAMAADIRIARKDGGQIGLPEVALGVLPGTGGTQRFARLVGRTKAIELMATGRKFSYEEALDMGVVNYIYEGNGAAFMEQVMAYAKQFTTPNKAAMAVGHIKRSVQTGLEVGLEQGLALERELQSLLFKSSDAKEGLHAFVEKRTPKFQGK, from the coding sequence ATGTCAGACAAAATTTTAGTGCAATACGAAGTCAAAGATCGGGTGGGCATATTGACATTGACCGATCCGCCGGCGAATACTTACACGCATGAGATGATGATGCAACTCGATGCGGCAATTCTCAAAGCCCGGTTTGATGAAAACGTCAATGCCATTGTCATTACGGGTTTGGGTGAAAAATTCTTCTGCGCTGGAGCTAATATCGATATGTTGAGCAAGGCTGATCCTGTATGGAAGTATTACTTTTGCTTACATGCTAACGAAACGTTACTAAGACTTGAGCATACACCAAAAATCGTTATTGCTGCGCTCAATGGCCACTGCGTAGGCGGCGGTCTGGAAATAGCCATGGCAGCGGATATCCGTATTGCGCGTAAAGACGGCGGTCAAATTGGTTTGCCGGAAGTCGCGCTTGGCGTATTGCCCGGAACAGGCGGAACGCAACGTTTTGCGCGCTTAGTCGGTCGTACCAAAGCGATTGAATTGATGGCTACAGGAAGAAAATTTTCATACGAAGAAGCGCTTGATATGGGTGTTGTTAATTATATATATGAAGGTAATGGCGCCGCATTTATGGAACAAGTAATGGCGTATGCAAAACAATTTACAACACCGAATAAAGCGGCCATGGCTGTCGGGCATATCAAACGTTCGGTTCAAACCGGATTGGAAGTCGGCTTGGAACAGGGTCTTGCTCTCGAGCGGGAATTGCAATCACTTTTATTCAAGAGCTCCGATGCTAAAGAAGGATTACATGCATTTGTCGAGAAACGTACTCCAAAATTTCAAGGCAAATAG
- the folE gene encoding GTP cyclohydrolase I FolE — translation METQKLIRQLLVNYAENPDRDGLKDTPKRVEKSYDFLLSGYKSDPKKIINSAIFDVDFNEMVLVKEIEMYSLCEHHMLPFFGKCHIAYIPNGKIIGLSKLPRVVDIFSHRLQVQERLTMEIANAIQDALHPQGVGVIVEAQHLCMMMRGVEKQRSLTTTSCMLGVFKEDQRTRNEFLSLVRTHTAII, via the coding sequence GTGGAAACACAAAAACTGATTCGCCAGTTATTAGTCAATTATGCTGAGAATCCTGATCGCGACGGTTTGAAAGACACTCCCAAACGGGTCGAAAAAAGCTATGATTTTTTGCTGAGCGGATATAAATCCGATCCGAAAAAAATTATCAACTCGGCTATCTTCGACGTCGATTTCAATGAGATGGTGTTGGTAAAAGAAATCGAGATGTACAGTTTATGTGAACATCACATGCTTCCGTTTTTCGGTAAGTGTCACATTGCTTATATTCCCAATGGTAAAATCATTGGATTGAGCAAATTGCCGCGCGTCGTCGATATTTTCAGCCATCGCCTGCAGGTGCAGGAGCGCCTGACGATGGAAATCGCCAATGCTATTCAGGACGCATTGCATCCACAAGGCGTCGGTGTCATCGTAGAAGCGCAGCATCTGTGCATGATGATGCGTGGCGTCGAAAAGCAACGCAGCCTCACGACGACCAGTTGTATGCTCGGTGTATTCAAAGAAGATCAGCGTACGCGGAATGAATTCTTGAGCCTTGTTCGAACCCATACGGCTATCATTTAA
- a CDS encoding 4-hydroxy-3-methylbut-2-enyl diphosphate reductase — MKKFNIPEFYKSPIITTIKNYRKNFDQKKKDFSPTQLDFGPVIFLIARHFGFCYGVENAIEIAYKAIEENPGKRLFLLSEMIHNPEVNKDLQSRGVKFIMRTDGSQIVDWDELTSDDVVLVPAFGTTIEIEKKLHSIGIQSYQYDTTCPFVEKVWNKAATIGQDRYTVVIHGKPLHEETRATFSHSYIHAPTVIVRDMMQAKELGAIISGEKPMNSFYEIFAGQYSEGFDVLKDLNRIGVVNQTTMLASDTQAIADYLKNVMIRKFHLSDATASDHFADTGDTLCYATNDNQSATYGLLHKKADFAIVAGGYNSSNTSHIVELCEEKLPTYLITTADKILSQKTIQHWDYHSKKEIITDDFIPNTSPVTIMITSGASCPDSIVESILRRLLSFFKDAKHSDEVLTAFE, encoded by the coding sequence ATGAAAAAATTTAATATACCTGAATTCTATAAAAGCCCGATTATTACGACAATCAAAAACTATCGTAAGAATTTTGATCAGAAGAAAAAAGATTTTTCACCGACACAGCTTGATTTTGGACCTGTAATATTTTTGATTGCACGACATTTTGGTTTTTGTTATGGGGTTGAAAATGCCATTGAAATTGCTTACAAAGCAATTGAAGAAAATCCGGGTAAGAGATTATTTTTGTTAAGCGAAATGATCCATAATCCTGAGGTTAATAAAGATTTACAAAGCCGGGGAGTAAAGTTCATTATGCGGACTGACGGCTCGCAAATTGTCGATTGGGACGAACTTACTTCGGATGATGTAGTGCTGGTTCCGGCCTTTGGCACAACTATTGAAATTGAAAAAAAATTGCATTCAATTGGAATTCAATCCTATCAGTATGATACGACATGTCCGTTTGTCGAAAAAGTCTGGAACAAGGCTGCAACGATTGGTCAGGATCGTTATACGGTAGTTATTCATGGTAAGCCATTGCACGAGGAAACGCGCGCAACGTTTTCGCATAGTTATATTCACGCTCCGACCGTGATTGTGAGGGACATGATGCAAGCCAAAGAATTGGGTGCTATCATATCGGGTGAGAAACCGATGAATTCATTCTACGAAATTTTTGCCGGGCAATATTCGGAAGGTTTTGATGTATTGAAAGATCTTAACCGTATCGGTGTAGTCAATCAGACGACTATGCTGGCGAGCGATACGCAAGCTATAGCCGATTATTTAAAAAATGTTATGATTCGGAAATTTCACTTGTCGGATGCAACTGCGAGTGATCATTTTGCCGATACGGGTGATACGTTGTGTTATGCAACAAATGATAATCAGAGCGCAACTTACGGGCTACTTCACAAAAAAGCCGATTTTGCGATAGTGGCAGGTGGGTACAATAGTTCCAATACTTCGCATATAGTTGAATTGTGTGAAGAGAAACTGCCCACTTATCTCATCACTACGGCTGATAAGATATTATCACAAAAAACGATACAACATTGGGATTATCATTCAAAAAAAGAAATAATAACGGATGATTTTATTCCAAACACTTCGCCGGTGACGATCATGATTACCAGTGGTGCGTCATGTCCTGACAGTATTGTTGAAAGTATTCTAAGACGCCTGCTTTCGTTTTTTAAAGATGCGAAACACTCCGATGAAGTGTTAACAGCATTTGAGTAA
- a CDS encoding C39 family peptidase encodes MKKKVYAVIILGCVALTLAGFLLYPKIENYIYRMQLDRANAETMKQIGSTDVINQSITKSIEQSAVQPLIPEKAYLIVPSFCQSPFPTEESWHIHHASCEEAAVLQAVYYFNGIKTIDLDRVDSTLKDMIAWQEKHFGVHKDIHADSVKMMMMGYFGYKDDEIKIIRDATILDIKQAIAQGYPVVAPTYGRTLNNPYYKPPGPEYHMVTIIGYTNDRIITNDVGTKRGKDFSYPIDVFKKAMDREGGDIVILMPHSGIPSDSSKI; translated from the coding sequence ATGAAAAAGAAAGTATACGCCGTTATTATTCTGGGTTGTGTAGCATTGACACTGGCCGGTTTTTTGTTATATCCTAAAATTGAAAATTACATCTATCGAATGCAATTAGATCGTGCTAACGCTGAAACGATGAAGCAAATTGGTTCTACCGATGTGATTAATCAATCTATTACCAAATCGATTGAGCAATCGGCTGTACAGCCGCTGATTCCTGAAAAAGCCTATTTAATTGTTCCATCTTTTTGTCAGTCACCATTTCCTACCGAGGAGAGCTGGCATATTCATCATGCAAGTTGCGAAGAAGCCGCTGTTCTTCAGGCTGTTTATTATTTTAACGGCATCAAAACCATCGACCTTGACCGCGTCGATTCTACGCTTAAAGACATGATTGCGTGGCAGGAAAAGCATTTTGGCGTTCACAAAGATATTCACGCGGACAGCGTCAAAATGATGATGATGGGATATTTCGGTTATAAAGACGATGAAATTAAAATCATTCGTGACGCTACTATATTGGATATCAAACAAGCGATCGCGCAAGGTTATCCGGTTGTAGCGCCGACGTACGGGCGAACGTTGAACAATCCGTATTACAAGCCACCGGGTCCGGAATATCACATGGTGACCATTATTGGTTATACCAACGATCGCATTATTACCAATGACGTCGGGACTAAACGCGGGAAAGATTTTTCTTATCCGATCGACGTTTTTAAAAAAGCGATGGATCGTGAAGGAGGGGACATCGTCATTCTGATGCCCCATAGCGGCATACCTTCCGATAGTTCTAAAATTTAA
- the trxA gene encoding thioredoxin has protein sequence MSHPVTLTDDNFESEVLKSDKTVMVDFWATWCAPCRMIAPVVEEMAKEYEGQAKICKIDVDANPAVPSKYGIMSIPSLLFFKNGQLVDKIVGAVPKSQLVSRLSSAMSK, from the coding sequence ATGAGCCATCCTGTTACTTTAACTGATGACAACTTCGAAAGTGAAGTGTTAAAGTCCGATAAAACCGTTATGGTGGATTTTTGGGCTACATGGTGCGCACCTTGCAGAATGATCGCTCCGGTTGTCGAAGAAATGGCTAAAGAATATGAAGGTCAAGCCAAAATTTGTAAAATCGATGTCGATGCCAACCCCGCAGTTCCCTCAAAATACGGCATCATGAGTATACCGAGCCTTCTGTTTTTTAAAAATGGTCAACTTGTCGATAAAATCGTCGGAGCCGTGCCCAAAAGTCAGTTGGTCTCACGGCTGAGTTCTGCAATGTCCAAATAA
- the fadH gene encoding 2,4-dienoyl-CoA reductase — protein sequence MDEQVVLITGGGTGLGKAMALECASRGANIVIAGRRQEVLDETAHLIAKSGSKVLTVKADVRNPEDVQHMVDTASDQFKRIDVLVNNAAGNFMCAAEKLSVNGWNAVIDIVLNGTFYCSSAAGKRMIAQGHGNIVNIIATYAWASEPGVIHSASAKAGVLAMTRTLAVEWARYGIRVNAIAPGAFRTEGTEKNLWGEAAQRERMSGRIPQRRFGEPNEVAHTLLFLLSDYSKYITGEVITVDGGGWLGKGTYEIADVQEFLK from the coding sequence CTGGATGAACAAGTTGTGCTCATTACCGGCGGCGGAACCGGACTTGGCAAAGCGATGGCGCTGGAATGCGCATCGCGTGGCGCCAATATCGTGATTGCTGGCCGGCGTCAGGAGGTACTGGATGAAACCGCGCACCTCATTGCGAAATCAGGCAGCAAAGTTTTGACTGTTAAAGCTGACGTCCGTAATCCGGAAGACGTTCAGCACATGGTCGATACAGCTTCAGATCAATTCAAGCGTATTGATGTTTTAGTTAATAACGCCGCGGGTAATTTTATGTGTGCCGCTGAGAAATTATCAGTCAACGGTTGGAATGCAGTTATTGATATTGTTTTGAACGGGACATTTTACTGTTCAAGTGCCGCGGGTAAGCGGATGATTGCACAAGGGCATGGTAATATCGTCAATATTATTGCGACATATGCATGGGCTTCGGAGCCCGGCGTTATCCATTCAGCCAGTGCGAAAGCGGGCGTACTCGCAATGACACGTACCCTTGCTGTTGAATGGGCTCGGTACGGAATTCGGGTCAACGCCATTGCGCCCGGAGCGTTCAGAACTGAAGGCACGGAAAAGAATCTTTGGGGCGAAGCGGCACAACGTGAACGGATGTCCGGCCGTATTCCTCAACGCCGTTTCGGAGAACCCAATGAAGTGGCTCATACCTTACTCTTTTTACTTTCTGACTATTCAAAGTATATAACAGGTGAAGTGATTACCGTCGATGGCGGTGGATGGCTTGGCAAAGGAACTTACGAAATCGCAGATGTTCAGGAGTTTTTAAAATAA
- a CDS encoding TIGR00730 family Rossman fold protein, producing MMIKRICIYCASSAQVHQKYFTATRAIADVLADNKVEVVFGGGAQGLMGCLADRMVERGGRIIGIMPHFMREVEWDHKKLDEVHFVDDMHARKKKFLEGVDALLALPGGCGTLEELLEAITLKRLGQFTKPIIIFNLEGYYDPLLAMLDKCIAEKFMSEKHRNIWSVIDKPAQLMNAIEHAPTWGASAIHTAVLK from the coding sequence ATTATGATCAAACGTATTTGTATATATTGTGCTTCAAGCGCTCAGGTTCATCAAAAATATTTTACTGCAACTCGCGCGATTGCCGATGTTCTTGCCGATAATAAGGTTGAAGTTGTATTTGGCGGTGGAGCGCAAGGCCTCATGGGTTGTTTAGCCGACAGAATGGTGGAACGCGGCGGGCGTATTATCGGGATCATGCCGCATTTTATGCGTGAGGTTGAATGGGACCATAAAAAGCTGGACGAAGTTCATTTTGTGGATGATATGCACGCGAGAAAGAAAAAGTTTTTAGAAGGCGTCGATGCATTGTTAGCTTTGCCGGGCGGATGCGGCACTTTGGAGGAATTACTCGAAGCGATTACGCTCAAGCGACTTGGCCAATTCACTAAACCCATTATCATTTTTAATCTCGAAGGCTATTACGATCCCTTGCTTGCGATGTTGGATAAATGTATTGCTGAAAAATTCATGTCAGAAAAACACCGGAATATCTGGAGTGTGATTGATAAACCCGCACAGTTAATGAATGCTATCGAACACGCACCAACCTGGGGCGCCTCAGCGATTCACACCGCAGTTTTAAAATGA
- a CDS encoding TraR/DksA family transcriptional regulator: MKKKDLEYFKKLIIEEQNKVLKDMGYIKENLLDSTIRDASGDHSAYAFHMADQGSDTYDREKTFMLASRENKYLSELVDAMRRIEEGTYGVCMICGKDIEKERLEVVLVAKYHVECKRQLEKVKSKDAQETSNY; this comes from the coding sequence ATGAAGAAAAAAGATCTCGAGTATTTCAAAAAATTGATCATTGAGGAACAAAATAAAGTCCTCAAAGATATGGGATACATCAAAGAAAACCTTCTGGATTCGACGATCCGCGATGCTTCAGGCGACCACTCGGCTTATGCATTTCACATGGCCGATCAAGGAAGCGATACGTACGACCGTGAAAAAACATTCATGCTGGCCTCGCGTGAAAATAAATATCTCTCCGAACTCGTGGACGCGATGAGGCGAATTGAAGAAGGAACCTACGGCGTATGTATGATCTGCGGCAAGGACATTGAAAAAGAGCGGCTCGAAGTGGTGTTAGTTGCAAAATATCACGTGGAATGCAAACGCCAACTCGAAAAAGTAAAAAGTAAAGACGCTCAAGAAACTTCGAATTATTAA
- a CDS encoding DUF4835 family protein produces MVIRLITLLLLLSAGGIQLHAQKIVGSVKVIRDKLQGRNLDLFEGFETKVLEYMNNYDWSKTGDATPLNVDIQFFLEKVTDAGENKRVYTTIYITNGKELQFLDNSCIFDVKKSFNLYHDDNVIDPFLSIINFYVYLMIGDELDTVGKFLGTPFFQKASGIAAQGKAFVTYNASGWDDRQLKADQFLDIRYQPYREMKDFYYEGKYNFFDEGDTETGRKNILKSLDIIEKLLTQVLTKNHTERFMQVHYYEICKIFETSSDKNVFDRLIEIDPKNKETYQKYKDGKF; encoded by the coding sequence ATGGTCATACGATTAATAACATTATTGCTATTGCTTAGTGCCGGGGGAATACAGCTTCATGCCCAGAAAATTGTCGGGTCTGTCAAAGTTATCCGTGATAAGCTTCAAGGCCGTAACCTTGATCTCTTCGAAGGATTTGAAACTAAAGTTCTTGAATACATGAATAATTACGACTGGTCCAAAACCGGCGATGCTACACCGTTGAATGTAGATATCCAGTTCTTTCTTGAAAAGGTTACGGATGCCGGTGAAAATAAACGCGTGTATACGACTATCTATATTACGAATGGGAAAGAACTTCAATTTCTGGATAACAGTTGCATTTTTGACGTCAAAAAATCATTTAATCTTTACCATGATGACAATGTCATCGATCCCTTTCTCAGCATAATTAACTTTTATGTTTATCTGATGATCGGCGATGAATTGGATACCGTCGGCAAATTTCTTGGAACTCCGTTTTTCCAGAAGGCGAGCGGAATAGCCGCGCAGGGTAAAGCTTTTGTAACGTACAATGCTTCAGGATGGGACGACCGTCAGTTAAAAGCCGATCAATTTCTCGACATTCGCTATCAGCCTTATCGTGAAATGAAGGATTTTTATTACGAAGGTAAGTATAATTTTTTTGATGAGGGTGATACGGAAACCGGAAGAAAAAATATTCTCAAATCATTGGATATAATTGAAAAATTATTGACGCAAGTTCTGACTAAAAATCATACCGAGCGTTTTATGCAAGTTCATTATTACGAAATTTGTAAAATATTTGAAACGTCTTCGGATAAAAACGTATTTGACCGTCTGATAGAGATCGATCCTAAGAATAAAGAAACCTACCAGAAGTATAAAGACGGCAAGTTCTAA